In Miscanthus floridulus cultivar M001 chromosome 5, ASM1932011v1, whole genome shotgun sequence, one genomic interval encodes:
- the LOC136450152 gene encoding S-type anion channel SLAH2-like isoform X1 encodes MHLMNGVCVCAAGALSFGTTMEFIGSKDVQMAGLNTELSSREDDALPALLIKVPTQTIAGFDCVGADADATVSLDELDDKVEELQGRSGTTKDIVISIPAAPARAYDDDARVPYSVSLSMPASPSGFHLSQFMCADHARAAPADDVHHHPVAVEEQQVAEAHSPRLIKQTRFHSQPILNLHPSSKNAVDEARRCDSSSTRDKRFDPFKTFSGRLERQLSNLRGRRQEPVDGISPDSKISEEETDQVPAADRYFDALEGPELDTLRATEVPVLPKDEKWPFLLRFPISAFGMCLGVSSQSILWKTLASAPPMAFLHVSPVVNHVLWYAALALMLLVSVIYLLKVVFYFEAVRREFYHPVRANFFFAPWIACLFLVLGAPRLVAEMHHGVWYAVMAPIFCLELKIYGQWISGGQRRLSKVANPSNHLSIVGNFVGALLGAKMGLREGPIFFFAVGLAHYMVLFVTLYQRLPTNVTLPKELHPVFFLFIAAPSVASMAWAKINGQFDTGARIAYFIALFLYMSLAVRINFFRGFRFSLAWWAYTFPMTGASVATITYATEVTNVLTRALSIGLSGISTVTVAGLLVTTVFHAFVLRDLFPNDVSIAITRKKPKFSKILAHFRSSSSDMKELVFSLSNSKTAAQSDSGDTETDPSVTAKSRAEP; translated from the exons ATGCATCTCATGAATGGTGTTTGTGTGTGTGCTGCAGGTGCCTTGAGTTTCGGTACGACGATGGAGttcatcggcagcaaggacgtgCAGATGGCCGGGCTGAACACCGAGCTGTCGTCGAGAGAAGACGACGCGCTCCCGGCGCTCCTGATCAAGGTTCCGACCCAGACCATCGCGGGCTTCGACTGCGTCGGCGCGGACGCCGACGCCACCGTCTCCCTGGACGAGCTGGATGACAAGGTGGAGGAGCTGCAGGGCCGCTCGGGAACCACCAAGGATATTGTCATCAGCATCCCTGCTGCGCCGGCGAGAGCCTACGACGACGACGCGCGCGTCCCGTACTCCGTCTCGCTCAGCATGCCGGCGTCGCCGTCGGGGTTCCACCTATCGCAGTTCATGTGCGCGGATCACGCGCGCGCGGCTCCGGCCGACGACGTCCACCACCAcccggtggcggtggaggagcaGCAGGTGGCGGAGGCGCACTCGCCGCGGCTGATCAAGCAGACGCGGTTCCACTCGCAGCCCATCCTGAACCTGCACCCGTCGTCCAAGAACGCCGTCGACGAGGCACGGCGGTGCGACAGCAGCAGCACGCGCGACAAGCGGTTCGACCCGTTCAAGACCTTCTCGGGCCGCCTCGAGCGGCAGCTGTCCAACCTGCGCGGCCGCCGGCAGGAGCCCGTCGACGGCATATCCCCGGACTCGAAGATCTCCGAGGAGGAGACCGACCAGGTCCCCGCCGCTGACCGCTACTTCGACGCCTTGGAAGGCCCCGAGCTCGACACGCTAAGG GCCACGGAGGTGCCGGTGCTGCCGAAAGACGAGAAGTGGCCATTCCTGCTGCGGTTCCCGATCAGCGCGTTCGGTATGTGCCTGGGCGTGAGCAGCCAGTCCATCCTGtggaagacgctggcgtcggcgcCGCCGATGGCGTTCCTGCACGTGAGCCCCGTGGTGAACCACGTGCTGTGGTACGCGGCGCTGGCGCTGATGCTGCTGGTATCCGTCATCTACCTGCTCAAGGTGGTGTTCTACTTCGAGGCGGTGCGGCGCGAGTTCTACCACCCGGTCCGAGCCAACTTCTTCTTCGCGCCGTGGATCGCGTGCCTGTTCCTGGTGCTGGGCGCGCCGCGGCTGGTGGCGGAGATGCACCACGGCGTGTGGTACGCGGTGATGGCGCCCATCTTCTGCCTGGAGCTCAAGATCTACGGGCAGTGGATCTCCGGCGGGCAGCGCCGGCTGTCCAAGGTGGCCAACCCGTCCAACCACCTCTCCATCGTCGGCAACTTCGTGGGCGCGCTGCTTGGCGCCAAGATGGGCCTCCGCGAGGGCCCCATCTTCTTCTTCGCCGTCGGGCTGGCGCACTACATGGTGCTCTTCGTGACGCTCTACCAGCGGCTCCCCACCAATGTGACGCTCCCCAAGGAGCTCCACCCCGTGTTCTTCCTCTTCATCGCCGCCCCCAGCGTGGCGTCCATGGCGTGGGCCAAGATCAACGGCCAGTTCGACACCGGCGCCCGGATCGCCTACTTCATCGCGCTCTTCCTCTACATGTCACTG GCGGTGCGCATCAACTTCTTCCGGGGTTTCCGCTTCTCGCTGGCGTGGTGGGCGTACACATTCCCGATGACCGGCGCGTCCGTGGCGACCATCACGTACGCGACGGAGGTGACCAACGTGCTGACCCGGGCGCTCTCCATCGGGCTGTCGGGGATCTCCACCGTCACCGTCGCCGGGCTGCTGGTGACCACGGTGTTCCACGCCTTCGTGCTCAGGGACCTCTTCCCCAACGACGTGTCCATCGCCATCACCAGGAAGAAGCCCAAGTTCAGCAAGATCCTGGCGCACTTCCGCTCGTCCAGCTCCGACATGAAGGAGCTCGTCTTCTCCCTCTCCAATTCCAAGACGGCGGCGCAGTCCGACTCCGGCGACACCGAGACCGACCCGTCCGTGACCGCCAAATCCCGAGCCGAGCCGTGA
- the LOC136450152 gene encoding S-type anion channel SLAH2-like isoform X2 — translation MEFIGSKDVQMAGLNTELSSREDDALPALLIKVPTQTIAGFDCVGADADATVSLDELDDKVEELQGRSGTTKDIVISIPAAPARAYDDDARVPYSVSLSMPASPSGFHLSQFMCADHARAAPADDVHHHPVAVEEQQVAEAHSPRLIKQTRFHSQPILNLHPSSKNAVDEARRCDSSSTRDKRFDPFKTFSGRLERQLSNLRGRRQEPVDGISPDSKISEEETDQVPAADRYFDALEGPELDTLRATEVPVLPKDEKWPFLLRFPISAFGMCLGVSSQSILWKTLASAPPMAFLHVSPVVNHVLWYAALALMLLVSVIYLLKVVFYFEAVRREFYHPVRANFFFAPWIACLFLVLGAPRLVAEMHHGVWYAVMAPIFCLELKIYGQWISGGQRRLSKVANPSNHLSIVGNFVGALLGAKMGLREGPIFFFAVGLAHYMVLFVTLYQRLPTNVTLPKELHPVFFLFIAAPSVASMAWAKINGQFDTGARIAYFIALFLYMSLAVRINFFRGFRFSLAWWAYTFPMTGASVATITYATEVTNVLTRALSIGLSGISTVTVAGLLVTTVFHAFVLRDLFPNDVSIAITRKKPKFSKILAHFRSSSSDMKELVFSLSNSKTAAQSDSGDTETDPSVTAKSRAEP, via the exons ATGGAGttcatcggcagcaaggacgtgCAGATGGCCGGGCTGAACACCGAGCTGTCGTCGAGAGAAGACGACGCGCTCCCGGCGCTCCTGATCAAGGTTCCGACCCAGACCATCGCGGGCTTCGACTGCGTCGGCGCGGACGCCGACGCCACCGTCTCCCTGGACGAGCTGGATGACAAGGTGGAGGAGCTGCAGGGCCGCTCGGGAACCACCAAGGATATTGTCATCAGCATCCCTGCTGCGCCGGCGAGAGCCTACGACGACGACGCGCGCGTCCCGTACTCCGTCTCGCTCAGCATGCCGGCGTCGCCGTCGGGGTTCCACCTATCGCAGTTCATGTGCGCGGATCACGCGCGCGCGGCTCCGGCCGACGACGTCCACCACCAcccggtggcggtggaggagcaGCAGGTGGCGGAGGCGCACTCGCCGCGGCTGATCAAGCAGACGCGGTTCCACTCGCAGCCCATCCTGAACCTGCACCCGTCGTCCAAGAACGCCGTCGACGAGGCACGGCGGTGCGACAGCAGCAGCACGCGCGACAAGCGGTTCGACCCGTTCAAGACCTTCTCGGGCCGCCTCGAGCGGCAGCTGTCCAACCTGCGCGGCCGCCGGCAGGAGCCCGTCGACGGCATATCCCCGGACTCGAAGATCTCCGAGGAGGAGACCGACCAGGTCCCCGCCGCTGACCGCTACTTCGACGCCTTGGAAGGCCCCGAGCTCGACACGCTAAGG GCCACGGAGGTGCCGGTGCTGCCGAAAGACGAGAAGTGGCCATTCCTGCTGCGGTTCCCGATCAGCGCGTTCGGTATGTGCCTGGGCGTGAGCAGCCAGTCCATCCTGtggaagacgctggcgtcggcgcCGCCGATGGCGTTCCTGCACGTGAGCCCCGTGGTGAACCACGTGCTGTGGTACGCGGCGCTGGCGCTGATGCTGCTGGTATCCGTCATCTACCTGCTCAAGGTGGTGTTCTACTTCGAGGCGGTGCGGCGCGAGTTCTACCACCCGGTCCGAGCCAACTTCTTCTTCGCGCCGTGGATCGCGTGCCTGTTCCTGGTGCTGGGCGCGCCGCGGCTGGTGGCGGAGATGCACCACGGCGTGTGGTACGCGGTGATGGCGCCCATCTTCTGCCTGGAGCTCAAGATCTACGGGCAGTGGATCTCCGGCGGGCAGCGCCGGCTGTCCAAGGTGGCCAACCCGTCCAACCACCTCTCCATCGTCGGCAACTTCGTGGGCGCGCTGCTTGGCGCCAAGATGGGCCTCCGCGAGGGCCCCATCTTCTTCTTCGCCGTCGGGCTGGCGCACTACATGGTGCTCTTCGTGACGCTCTACCAGCGGCTCCCCACCAATGTGACGCTCCCCAAGGAGCTCCACCCCGTGTTCTTCCTCTTCATCGCCGCCCCCAGCGTGGCGTCCATGGCGTGGGCCAAGATCAACGGCCAGTTCGACACCGGCGCCCGGATCGCCTACTTCATCGCGCTCTTCCTCTACATGTCACTG GCGGTGCGCATCAACTTCTTCCGGGGTTTCCGCTTCTCGCTGGCGTGGTGGGCGTACACATTCCCGATGACCGGCGCGTCCGTGGCGACCATCACGTACGCGACGGAGGTGACCAACGTGCTGACCCGGGCGCTCTCCATCGGGCTGTCGGGGATCTCCACCGTCACCGTCGCCGGGCTGCTGGTGACCACGGTGTTCCACGCCTTCGTGCTCAGGGACCTCTTCCCCAACGACGTGTCCATCGCCATCACCAGGAAGAAGCCCAAGTTCAGCAAGATCCTGGCGCACTTCCGCTCGTCCAGCTCCGACATGAAGGAGCTCGTCTTCTCCCTCTCCAATTCCAAGACGGCGGCGCAGTCCGACTCCGGCGACACCGAGACCGACCCGTCCGTGACCGCCAAATCCCGAGCCGAGCCGTGA